Sequence from the Rutidosis leptorrhynchoides isolate AG116_Rl617_1_P2 chromosome 3, CSIRO_AGI_Rlap_v1, whole genome shotgun sequence genome:
AAAACAAAATCACTGAAGTTTCTTTTAGCATAGTTTTTCTGAGTTTAAATAATTTTTTTGaaacatttttatttttcttaTGTGTGTTGTTGACATAAATTAGTTGGATGTTATTtggtatattttttatataaaatttctACTTGCGAATATTTTGTGTTAATGAATTGATAGTGAAagtatattcataatatcatttggtTTGAAGTAGTATTATGAATTTGTTGACAGGGTTAATATGAATAGTGAGATAAGCAAGAAGATACACAAACGGCATTGTTTTAATTTGTTGTTTGATTCGTGCTATACTAATGATCTTGTTGCggcatattattataaatatatatacaaggaACCGTGCATGACATCATCTCTAACAGGCGAGGCTTGGGTGATGGAAGTTTTAAATGGTCATCCAATACGATGTGTAAATGCATTTAGAATGCATCCGGATTTATTTAGGAAACTCTGTGGAGAACTTGAAACAAACTATGGATTGCAGTCATCTGATAAAATGTCCACATTTGAGATGGTGGGGATATTTATGTATACATTGGCATTGGGGTTATCTAATAGAGATGTTATGGAGCGTTTTCAGCGTTCAGGAGAGACTATTAGTCAAGCATTTCATGAGGTTCTAAATGCAATTATTGGTAGAGATAAAGGTTTTCAAGGTCTAGCACGCGACATTATAAGACCAAAAGATCCAACTTTTCAACTAATACCACCTCAAATCACGAACGACAAAAGATATATGCCCTATTTCAAGGTAATGTATTCATTAACgtcatcttttatttatttaatttttttacgtCTCTAATGTTGAAATTACATTTAGAATTGCATCGGATGTATCGATGGTACACATATAAGGGCCTGCATCACAGAGAGTCAACAACTGCCTTATATTGGTAGAAAAtgagtactgataatgctaaaaacgaacatatatttcatatcattattcctcaagaaagacaagcttttagttgcaattgttctatttacaagtgatattcgtttaaataataaaaggtgaagacaaaagacagattcgacaaattgaagacgcaaacgaccaaaaagctcaaaagtacaaaatacaatccaagagattccaattattgataagaaacgtctcgaaattacaagagtacaagattcaaaacacaaagtacaagatattaaattgtacgcaaggacgttcgaaaatccggaaccgggaccagagtcaactctcaacgctcgacgcaacggactaaaaattacaagtcaactatgcacataaatataatataatatttaaataattcttataattatttaatatattatatttatttataaaaccgtcggcagaagaaaacaaccaaatatgagcctccccagctggccatgcgatcgcatggcctggaaggcataaatccatgcgatcgcatgagccccagttccagcccacatgcctataaaaatcgagctttggtgcaccacaaaacaatctatctttctcttctctccattcatacgtaatatttatatttataatttatattttaattttaattttaattataattctaataataagggtatgttagcgaatattgtaaggatgtaagtcgaaattctgtccgtgtaacgctacgctatttttaatcattgtaagttatgttcaacctttttacattaatgtctcgtagctaagttattattatgcttatttaaaacgaagtaatcatgatgttgggctaatcactaaaattgggtaattgggctttgtaccataattggggtttggacaaaagaacgacacttgtggaaattagactatgggctattaatgggctttatatttgtttaactaaatgatagtttgttaatgttaatataaagatttacaattgggcgttcctataaattaccatatacactcgatcggacacgatgggcggggtatttatatgtacgaataatcgttcatttaaccggatacgggaatggattaatagccactagaataattaaaacaggggtgaaattatgtacaaggacacttggtataattgataacaaaatattaaaaccttgaattacactcagtcgacatcctggtgtaattattaaacaaagtattaaaatcttgttacagtttaagtccccaattagttggaatatttaacttcgggtataaggataatttgacgaggacactcgcactttatatttatgactgatggactgttatggacaaaaaccagacggacatattaaataatccaggacaaaggacaattaacccatgggcataaaactaaaatcaacacgtcaaacatcatgattacggaagtttaaataagcataattcttttatttcatatttaatttcctttattttatatttaattgcacttctaattatcgcatttttattgttattgtatttaattgcacttttaattatcgtactttttaattatcgcaagtttattttatcgcacttttattattcgcaatttcattatcgttatttactttacgctttaatttaagtcttgtatttatttattattttacatttggttttaactgcgactaaagttttaaaatcgacaaaccggtcattaaacggtaaaaacccccctttataataataatattacttatatatatatttgtatttttataaaagtaaactaatatagcgttaagctttgtttaaaaagattccctgtggaacgaaccggacttactaaaaactacactactgtacgataaggtacactgcctataagtgttgtagcaaggtttaagtatatccattctctaaataaataaatatcttgcgtaaaattgtatcgtatttaatagtatttcctgtaaaaatataagctattttatatacacctcgcgaaacatcaagtatatttttggcgccgctgccggggaactcttaaatgccggaagcgcaacgctaatataaaaaaaaaaagaagattttttttacttttattaaaattcgtttttataaaaatacgttttaaatattcgaaaatataaaaaaaaaagaaaaaaaatataaataattttttttagagtttggtaaatatttaagttttataaagtttctttatttctatttttttttattttgtaaaaatataagttttatttaattaataaatatattttatattttacagcaaaaactgaaaaaaaaaaaaattttaattcggcctgtactgtagcagcccactctgtggcccgaaaccctagcccatgcgatcgcatggctgggcaactgaggactcatgcgatcgcatgagcccatctgacacgccctactgaacctgccgacagcattaattacggattattattaattattattaatattaaaccctaattaggtttagttattatattaattaattttagatattaattaatttgtatttttagtttaattagtttatttaaattgtaaaattaatagttttataaaataaataatataaaaataatatttttataaaaattgtactttttacaactttttatatatttttatatttttttcctttttaatcgttttagcgtaacttttgtatttttcgctcatatttagttttaattcatagtctttgccatagttatttttacttcgagaattttaggctttgccgtagaattccttaagtgctttttctttagactaagatttaagtgctttagaattttgcgacacagtTTTTTAGATttcagtacctttttaagttatttccatttgggatttagtttttcctgtaagctttaatatttttagacgactttttcctatgtatcaattatcattccaattagtaatctcaatttgcgattataattttaagttagttgtagtaataaggttaggttagtcaagtgttttaagttttataagtttcttttatttttccgtcaccttttatttttcaaccatttttctttttcgacctttttccgacgaactatttttctttcttatttctcgctattctagttttaggacatagatttttattctacttcttatctaaatttcttaaaattactaaaatttattttaagtggttaaattgataaacatcaaaattttctggttcgtagtaatagttggatttgtacgtggaccgggttattggagccaaacagtcctcaattatattgagaccaaacgaatcctgcccctctgctgcatcttttggctattcgaaacgtgggcaaaatcagaaaagtctattgattggataacttattataatttttctttccttttaaaaactaataggatattcagtgaatgcaccgagcaagacgttcaccaccttttgtacgttcaccacctgtaactagatcaagacatttagcaaatattaccgccgttgatttctctttagaatcgtcatccagtcgaccaagtacttcagttcaaactttcgataatccattttttgaacccgacctcacaattgagaatccggagaatattcaggaacgattcgtagatcctgaaccactaaactttcctccagaaccaccaatcattccaacagagattgttgaggaacgaaccattaaatcagaatcctctagtgattccgattcaacaaattcaattatggagaatctggaacctttaagtatggaagaccgaatgagagctaaacgcactggccaaggtcacgcaattactcatccagacattaatgcgccagattatgaaatcaaaggacaaattctacatatggtgactaatcaatgtcaatttagtggtgcgccgaaggaagatccaaatgaacatctacgtacctttaataggatttgcacactatttaaaatccgagaagtggaggatgaacagatatatctcatgttatttccctggactttaaagggagaagccaaagattggttggaatcgttacctgaatgggcgattgatacatgggacgttttagttgaaaaatttcttaaacaattctttcctgcatctaaagccgtaagacttcaagcagaaattgttacgtttacacagaaaccaaatgaaactctatatgaggcgtggactagatatggaaagttattaagaggatgtccgcaacatggtttagacacctgtcaaatagtacaaatattctaccaaggatgcaacatcactacaagaaaagacatagatatagcagctggtggttctattatgaagaaaaccgaaactgatgcttacaaaattattgataacactgcttcccactcacatgagtggcaccaagaaaaagatatcgttagatcatctaaagcagctagagccgattctagccatgacttagattccatttccgcaaagatagatgctgtcgagagacgaatggaaaagatgactaaagatattcactcaatacgaattagttgtgagcagtgtggaggaccacatttgacaaaagattgtctcagtattgaattaacaatggaacaaagagagaatatttcatacataaaccaaaggcctggaaataattatcagaataattatcaaccgccaagaccgatttacaatcaaaaccagaattataactgaaatattccatacaacaaccaacaaggtcctagcaatcaacaagtatccaataatacttacaaccagcaaagacctaattttcaaaacaaaccaccacaacaaaccgatgataaaaagccgaatttagaagatatgatgacgaagctagttgaaactcaaacgcaatttttcacatctcaaaaacaaaccaatgaacaaaatgctcaagcatttagaaatcaacaagcttctattcaaaatctggaacaagaagtaagtaacctagcaaggttaataggtgaaagaaaaccgggaagtctacctagtgatacaaatgctaatccccggaatgaaacagctaaagccattgccacaagaagtggtacaacacttaaaccacctgaaatacctgtaacttctgatgaagctattcctactccacaagaaccacaacctgatcaagataaggaaaaagaaccggtagttgaaaaggttaatgaagataacacagttaaggctaaaccttatgttaaaccataccaaccaccacttccttacccgagtaaaatgaaga
This genomic interval carries:
- the LOC139901564 gene encoding uncharacterized protein; amino-acid sequence: MTSSLTGEAWVMEVLNGHPIRCVNAFRMHPDLFRKLCGELETNYGLQSSDKMSTFEMVGIFMYTLALGLSNRDVMERFQRSGETISQAFHEVLNAIIGRDKGFQGLARDIIRPKDPTFQLIPPQITNDKRYMPYFKNCIGCIDGTHIRACITESQQLPYIGRK